CAATATCTTCACCTTCGAGCGAATCTCACGCAGATAGCTCTTGAAAACTAGCTTGTACAAATCCTTGTGCAACACAATCCTGTCATACTCACTTAAGAACTTTTTCACATCATTTTGGAAGCGATCTAGCTGCAAAGAGAACGCGCAATGTAATCCAACGAATTCTAATCCAGGGGTACGCACAAAAGCTTTCACGCACGTTCTTATACTTattgctgtagttgtaaatatTGGTATGAATGTAGACCGTCGTTGGAACACCCATTCTGTACTGGACGAATTGAAGATCATACACACCCAAGCTTCGTAAACCTTGAACAGGCACTGAGCTCCTTTCCAGAGCAAATCAATCGATCAGATCTGTTCTTTCATTGCTACAGCCATTGCTACAAAACAAGAAAGTGCTGCGCAAAATTGAAAACGTCACGGTTTATTTATTCTTCGACTAAAAATAAGGATATCGCTtctcttctgctgctgctgctgtacgatGAGAATCATCCCACCTACCACTTGGGACCACGTTCCAACGTGGTGTACAAGTTGTTGGCAATCTTTTTCAAATTCATCACTAAAACAGTCGTAGATTCAGTAGCAAAATGTAGATACTCCTGCACGCGACGATGAAAGTATTGAAGTTTGCCATGTCCGGAACGAAGCTGAGAATTAGAAAATATGGTAGCAGACAGTTTAGCACAGACAGATATGAACCCTTGTTTGAGCGGTGATCAAATACCTCCACTATGCTCGGATGGATGAGCCGTGCAAAGTTGTGGAATTCAAAGTAGTGCCGTTTAAGCTCCTCACAATCATCAAACATAACCTTTCAGTAAAAGAAATCCTAGTAGTTAGCAGACATGCGCGCTCGTAACGGATAAACGAAACTTACTCCacagcaaaacttttccatgAACAGTTGCCCTTTCGTGCCACCGCATTGAATGTGTTGGAATTTTTGCAACAATGCTGTAACATCGTCGTACAGATGCTGCAAATGACGTCGAAAGCTTCTATGGTACGCTACCGAGTGTTGCACTATGCGATCGTACTCTTCCAAAAAGTGTTCCACATCCGTTGTAAACTTATCCAGCTGAATAAAGCGATACGAATGTGAAGAACACTACTAAAGTGACTAGAACATCACTATACTTACGTTCCGATATTTACAGCTAAAGTCTAGCGTTCGTTTGCGTACACATGTTGGGGCAGAAACCATACCTGCAACCTTGCGAACAGACAACCTTTCGATCGGGAAGTAAAAGTGAAAGTGAATTTGTTCATGGTCATTTCCGGTTGGTATGAAGAATTCGGTCACCCGATTGATGGCTAACGTTAGTGTCTCAATCCTTTGTACTATTTAAAGAAATCTCGAAGTTTAAATTCTATTACAAGATCAAACGGTCAACGGGATGCTTTAAATCCATAGTAAACAGTCATCATGTTGCTGATCATTCATCAAACACactaaagaagaaggaagcgTTTCTCGTTTCAGGGGTAACATTTATTTCGTCTTTGAAGGTTAAACACAGGCAACGTTAATGATCTAATAAACCGATCGTCATCCT
The Anopheles moucheti chromosome 2, idAnoMoucSN_F20_07, whole genome shotgun sequence genome window above contains:
- the LOC128310904 gene encoding uncharacterized protein LOC128310904, with product MVSAPTCVRKRTLDFSCKYRNLDKFTTDVEHFLEEYDRIVQHSVAYHRSFRRHLQHLYDDVTALLQKFQHIQCGGTKGQLFMEKFCCGVMFDDCEELKRHYFEFHNFARLIHPSIVELRSGHGKLQYFHRRVQEYLHFATESTTVLVMNLKKIANNLYTTLERGPKW